The Syntrophorhabdales bacterium genome segment GCGCGAAAAAGTAGTGGAAAAGACAGAGTGGCTGTCCCGCATACTTGTGCAGGACCATGGCTGTACGATAGACGAAGCGCGCGGCACCAATGCGAGGATTGTTGAGAATATTGAAGCCGCGGGAAGTTCGATGTACAGCTACTACAGGGGCGAGCACGTAGAGCAGCTGGCCACCGGTATCGACTGCTATCAGATCCGCGAGCCCGTAGGCGTTTTTCTGATCATCACGCCCGGCAATATCCCGACGCATGCGTGGTCGTCCTTTGTGCCGTATGCCCTCGCGTGCGGCTGCACCGTCATTGTCAAGCCGAGCCGCCAGGACCCGCTTGCTGCAGATTCGGTGATGAAGGTGACCGACGAGATCGGCCTGCCGCCTGGCGTGGTCAACCTCGTGCACATGGGCCCTGAGCGGGAATTGAACAAAGTCATACTCTCTGACCCGAGAGTGAAGGGTGTGGGGCTCATCGGGTCCACCAGAGTCGCGAAAGAGCTTTTCGAGTTGTGTGGACACTACGGGAAACGCTCGTCGCTCAATGGTAATGGCAAAAATTACATTGTGGTGATGCCGGACGCTCCTGTTGATAATGCGGTCAACTATCTCCTGCGAGGCTGTTTTGGCATGTCGGGTCAGCGCTGCCTTGGTTCCGACAATGTTGCGGTGATAGGGGATGACCGGCGCTACACCGAAGTCAGAGACGCTTTTGTCGCTGCATCAAAAGCGATGAAGATGGGCTACGGTCTGGACGAAACGGTGGAATTGGGACCATTGACCACCCTTCAGGGGAAGGAGAAAGTGGAGCTCTTCATCGAGTCCGGCATCAAAGCAGGAGCAAAGCTTACACTCGATGGCCGTCTCACAAAGGCCAAGGGCTACGAGAAAGGTTACTTTATTGCGCCCACCATCTTCGAGAATGTAACGCCGGACATGGACCCTCTGGGGAAAGAGGAGGCATTCGGCCCGCTCGCCAACCTGATGCGTCCAAAAGACCTGGATGAGGTGATTGGCTGGATGAATAGCACCAACTACGGTCACTCTGCGTGTATCGTGACCGAGAGCGGGAAGGCCGCGCGCAAGTTTATAAGAGAGTGCGAAGTAGGCAACGTCGGCGTCAACGCCGGCATCCCACAGCCCTACTCCTTCTTCGGTCTCGGTTCAAAGAAGGACTCCTTTCTCGGTATGTCAAAATCGCGAATGGATTCAATAAAACTTTTTCTTGACGAAAAGACAGTCACGTTGCGGTGGGTGTAGGTGAGACAGGTTCAAGGCTTCAGGCTCAAGGCTACGGATATCAACTCAGGAAATGGACTAAAAATGGAGAGGCAACAAAAAACAGATATAGGGAGGTTTTTATGAGGTACGTGAAAGCATTAC includes the following:
- a CDS encoding aldehyde dehydrogenase family protein, producing the protein MALVPEVAKHYGKLKNYIDGQWVEPGTGQYFETTNPATDEVIAEAPIASRGDVEAAISSAHEAFNKWRNVPFRDRAKMVFTLREKVVEKTEWLSRILVQDHGCTIDEARGTNARIVENIEAAGSSMYSYYRGEHVEQLATGIDCYQIREPVGVFLIITPGNIPTHAWSSFVPYALACGCTVIVKPSRQDPLAADSVMKVTDEIGLPPGVVNLVHMGPERELNKVILSDPRVKGVGLIGSTRVAKELFELCGHYGKRSSLNGNGKNYIVVMPDAPVDNAVNYLLRGCFGMSGQRCLGSDNVAVIGDDRRYTEVRDAFVAASKAMKMGYGLDETVELGPLTTLQGKEKVELFIESGIKAGAKLTLDGRLTKAKGYEKGYFIAPTIFENVTPDMDPLGKEEAFGPLANLMRPKDLDEVIGWMNSTNYGHSACIVTESGKAARKFIRECEVGNVGVNAGIPQPYSFFGLGSKKDSFLGMSKSRMDSIKLFLDEKTVTLRWV